A genome region from Miscanthus floridulus cultivar M001 unplaced genomic scaffold, ASM1932011v1 fs_179_1_2, whole genome shotgun sequence includes the following:
- the LOC136530695 gene encoding PTI1-like tyrosine-protein kinase 1, whose amino-acid sequence MGWTKALFGRLTMWSSKKSSADSESSSSTSYPPVFAVDRTEVAVATATGVPELTLRELNKATRSFSAAMLIGRGKNNTAVYRASLPIGDGKAAAVAKRLGHPPASLSSSGTWNASDDEFLRQKVLVLSRLRHDNLVRLLGYTIDTTAGVRVLLFEFADMGTLHDVLHGPTGDPAAEPASSRPALSWSQRTGIALDVARGLEYLHDAAGRLPSDEDKAVNAVEFSWYVMTGQRGRKFDVYSYGVVLLELLTGRKRCAATPDLRKLLEWAASILREGRVEGFMDPKLGTQYPPARALKVIYPTL is encoded by the exons ATGGGGTGGACGAAGGCCTTGTTCGGCCGGCTGACGATGTGGTCGTCCAAGAAGAGCAGCGCCGACTCCGAGTCGTCTTCCTCCACCTCATACCCGCCAGTGTTTGCAG TCGACAGGACGGAGGTTGCCGTCGCCACCGCCACCGGCGTGCCGGAGCTGACCCTTCGCGAGCTGAACAAGGCCACCCGGTCATTCTCGGCCGCGATGCTCATCGGCAGGGGAAAGAACAACACGGCTGTGTACCGCGCCTCGCTGCCAATCGGGGACGGCAAGGCCGCCGCCGTAGCCAAGAGGCTCGGTCATCCACCTGCCTCCCTCTCCAGCTCCGGCACCTGGAACGCCTCCGACGACGAGTTCCTGAGGCAGAAGGTGCTGGTGCTGTCGAGGCTCAGGCACGACAACCTCGTCCGCCTGCTCGGCTACACCATCGACACCACCGCCGGCGTCCGCGTGCTTCTCTTCGAGTTCGCCGACATGGGCACGCTGCACGACGTCCTGCACG GGCCGACGGGTGACCCAGCAGCTGAGCCAGCCAGCAGCCGTCCGGCGCTGAGCTGGTCGCAACGCACGGGCATCGCGCTGGACGTGGCGAGGGGGCTGGAGTACCTGCACGACGCGGCGGGCCGT CTGCCATCGGATGAGGACAAGGCCGTGAACGCGGTGGAGTTCTCCTG GTACGTGATGACGGGCCAGAGAGGTCGTAAGTTCGACGTGTACAGCTACGGCGTCGTACTGCTTGAGCTCCTCACGGGGAGGAAGAGATGCGCCGCCACGCCGGATCTGCGAAAACTGTTGGAATGG GCAGCTTCGATCCTGAGAGAAGGCAGAGTTGAGGGATTCATGGACCCCAAGCTTGGCACGCAGTACCCACCTGCCCGAGCACTCAAGGTCATCTACCCTACCCTCTAG